A region of Sphingobium baderi DNA encodes the following proteins:
- a CDS encoding ribbon-helix-helix domain-containing protein yields MERDEASSARSAGASLFAPPAKRSVTIAGHQTAISLEPIFWKALREEAAREGIPINALIARIDVERLAAAQPPNLASAIRCWLFDVTYRAQ; encoded by the coding sequence ATGGAACGGGATGAGGCTTCGTCGGCCCGGTCCGCCGGAGCCTCTCTTTTTGCCCCGCCTGCAAAGCGGAGCGTGACTATTGCTGGCCATCAGACGGCCATCAGCCTTGAACCGATATTCTGGAAGGCCCTTCGTGAGGAAGCGGCGCGCGAAGGGATTCCGATCAACGCCCTTATCGCCCGGATCGATGTGGAGCGCCTGGCGGCAGCGCAGCCGCCCAATCTTGCCAGCGCGATCCGGTGCTGGCTTTTCGATGTAACATATCGAGCGCAATAA
- the phbB gene encoding acetoacetyl-CoA reductase, with amino-acid sequence MSKVAVVTGGTRGIGEAISLALKALGYTVAANYAGNEEKARAFTEKTGIATFKWDVGDHQACLDGCAQVAEQLGPIDIVVNNAGITRDGVLARMSFDDWNDVMRINLGGCFNMAKATFGGMRERGWGRFVNIGSVNGQAGQYGQVNYAAAKSGIHGFTKALAQEGAKFGITVNAIAPGYVDTDMVAAVPAAVLEKIVAKIPVGRLGHASEIARGVAFLCGEEAAFITGSTLSINGGQHMY; translated from the coding sequence ATGAGCAAGGTTGCTGTCGTCACTGGCGGAACACGCGGTATTGGCGAGGCGATCAGCCTGGCTCTCAAGGCTCTCGGCTACACCGTCGCTGCTAATTATGCGGGCAATGAGGAAAAGGCGCGCGCCTTTACCGAAAAGACCGGCATCGCGACTTTCAAATGGGATGTCGGCGACCATCAAGCCTGCCTCGACGGATGCGCGCAAGTGGCGGAACAACTTGGCCCCATCGATATCGTGGTCAATAATGCAGGCATAACCCGCGATGGCGTGCTCGCGCGGATGAGCTTTGATGACTGGAATGATGTGATGCGCATCAATCTGGGCGGTTGCTTCAACATGGCCAAGGCGACGTTCGGCGGCATGCGGGAGCGGGGCTGGGGGCGCTTCGTCAATATCGGTTCGGTCAACGGGCAGGCGGGTCAATATGGTCAGGTGAATTACGCCGCCGCCAAATCCGGCATCCATGGCTTTACCAAGGCACTGGCGCAGGAGGGCGCGAAATTCGGCATCACCGTCAACGCGATCGCGCCCGGCTATGTCGATACCGACATGGTCGCCGCCGTTCCTGCGGCCGTGCTGGAAAAGATCGTCGCGAAGATACCGGTGGGCCGCCTTGGCCATGCCTCTGAAATCGCCCGCGGCGTGGCATTTCTGTGCGGTGAGGAGGCGGCCTTCATCACTGGCAGCACATTGTCGATCAACGGCGGTCAGCACATGTATTGA
- the hemH gene encoding ferrochelatase, with protein sequence MPRIGVLLINLGTPDAPDAGAVRRYLAEFLSDPRVVEIPQWLWQPILRGPILLTRPRKSAHAYAQVWTKEGSPLAVNTRDVAIALQGRFGSEVMIDWAMRYGNPSIASRLAALDEAGCDRIVVAPLYPQYCGATTATAVDCVSAALAKMRAQPAIRTLPPYFDDPAYIEALKMSVQRQLDALDFEPDLLIASFHGMPERTKTLGDPYHEQSLETARLLTQALGRDVRVTFQSRFGRAKWLGPATDETLKSLPPKGVRTVAVLTPGFSADCLETLEEIGIRGRDDFLAAGGQKFAHLPCLNASPEAIKLYKNLIGRELAGWVS encoded by the coding sequence ATGCCTCGCATCGGTGTTCTTCTCATCAATCTCGGCACGCCCGATGCGCCGGATGCTGGGGCCGTCCGGCGCTATCTGGCCGAATTTCTATCCGACCCGCGCGTTGTGGAAATCCCGCAATGGCTCTGGCAACCGATCCTGCGCGGGCCGATTCTGCTCACCCGTCCGCGCAAGTCGGCCCATGCCTATGCCCAGGTCTGGACGAAGGAGGGCTCCCCGCTCGCCGTCAATACCCGCGACGTGGCCATCGCCCTGCAAGGACGCTTCGGCTCCGAAGTGATGATCGACTGGGCCATGCGCTATGGCAATCCATCGATTGCGAGCCGGCTGGCGGCGCTTGATGAGGCAGGCTGCGACCGCATTGTGGTAGCGCCTCTTTACCCGCAATATTGCGGGGCAACGACCGCCACGGCGGTAGATTGCGTGTCGGCGGCGCTGGCAAAGATGCGCGCTCAACCCGCGATCCGCACCTTGCCGCCCTATTTCGACGATCCGGCCTATATAGAAGCGTTGAAGATGTCGGTCCAAAGGCAACTCGACGCGCTGGATTTCGAGCCCGATCTCCTGATCGCCAGTTTCCACGGAATGCCGGAACGTACAAAGACGCTGGGCGATCCTTATCATGAGCAGTCGCTGGAAACGGCGCGACTCCTGACGCAGGCTTTGGGACGGGACGTCCGGGTGACGTTCCAATCCCGTTTCGGACGAGCGAAATGGCTTGGGCCGGCGACCGATGAGACGCTCAAAAGCCTACCGCCAAAGGGTGTCCGAACGGTTGCCGTTCTTACGCCTGGCTTTTCTGCCGACTGCCTTGAAACCCTCGAAGAAATCGGCATCCGGGGACGAGATGATTTTCTGGCTGCTGGCGGGCAAAAATTCGCGCATTTGCCTTGTTTGAACGCCTCTCCAGAGGCTATCAAACTCTATAAGAATCTGATCGGTCGAGAATTGGCCGGCTGGGTGAGTTGA
- a CDS encoding xanthine dehydrogenase family protein molybdopterin-binding subunit gives MGRAPLRQKGKGRQGIDRRALLVGGGAGAGLLLAWAVWPRSYKPNLNAAPGEFVFNAFLKIDRAGQVIVIVPQLEMGQGITTLLPQILADELGADWRTIAVQSAPESPLYANTLLAREWLASDWTRVGGEAGDWALDQYATRKALMLTGGGTSVPMFHDAYRDAGAAARILLCKAAAKRWNVPWESCDIQEGLISDGGQRTLRFGDVVEEAAAFDLPEILPLRQGMEGRLAGQDLPRLDTPSKLDGSHNFAADIRLPDMVFASIRQGPIGDARLESVNEGAARSVTGFLKLVRSERWVAAVGTNWWAANKALDLADPVFMLDGPPVSDERIDAALEDAFSGSHGRRLYTQGDLLPVFEGATILASEYRVDAGLHLALEPMCATARVTDAGAEVWTATQAPGLARTAIADALGIDRASVTLYPVHAGGSFGRKMDFEAAVQAALIARDMGRPVQLLWSRLEDVIHDRPSPPAHARMAAKLGRSGVIEGWLAKVAAPCAMSQTWARIANGALPHEAAAQSADKATRLAIAGMEIPYAVSNWAIDHYPSDVYLPLGFVRGNAHLHSTFFTESFMDELAHLAQMEAMSFRIQMLGGNPRLAHCLSTAAAMGGWQGGIAGSGQGIAAHQAGNAFGAVLVEAAITGGKLTVSRMVAAIDCGDQINPDIARQQVESGLIYGLAYAMGASVPYDKGMPRRAILGRMNLPRLDDIGEVTVELIRSTAQPASATEIAASLVAPAIANALFTVTGQRFRSLPLLSQD, from the coding sequence ATGGGGCGAGCACCGCTAAGGCAGAAGGGCAAGGGCAGGCAGGGAATCGACCGCCGCGCCCTGCTTGTCGGGGGAGGCGCCGGCGCGGGGCTGCTGCTTGCATGGGCCGTCTGGCCGCGCAGCTACAAGCCCAATCTCAACGCCGCGCCGGGGGAGTTCGTCTTCAACGCCTTCCTCAAGATCGACCGGGCGGGGCAGGTGATCGTCATCGTGCCGCAACTGGAAATGGGGCAGGGGATAACGACCTTGCTGCCCCAGATTCTCGCGGACGAACTGGGCGCCGACTGGCGCACCATCGCGGTGCAAAGCGCGCCGGAAAGCCCCCTTTATGCGAACACCCTTCTGGCGCGTGAGTGGCTGGCGAGCGACTGGACCCGCGTCGGCGGCGAGGCGGGCGACTGGGCGCTCGATCAATATGCGACGCGCAAGGCGCTGATGCTGACGGGTGGCGGAACCTCCGTGCCGATGTTCCACGATGCCTATCGCGATGCCGGGGCCGCGGCGCGCATCCTGCTGTGCAAGGCGGCGGCGAAGCGCTGGAACGTGCCGTGGGAAAGCTGCGACATTCAGGAAGGTCTGATTTCCGACGGCGGCCAAAGGACGCTGCGTTTTGGAGATGTGGTCGAGGAGGCGGCGGCGTTCGACCTTCCCGAGATCCTGCCCCTGCGGCAGGGGATGGAGGGGCGGTTGGCGGGACAGGATTTGCCCCGGCTCGACACGCCTTCCAAGCTCGACGGCAGCCATAATTTCGCTGCCGACATCCGCCTGCCCGACATGGTATTCGCGTCGATCCGCCAAGGGCCGATCGGCGATGCGCGGCTGGAAAGCGTGAATGAGGGCGCAGCCAGGAGCGTCACCGGCTTCCTGAAGCTGGTTCGGTCGGAACGCTGGGTCGCCGCGGTTGGAACCAACTGGTGGGCGGCGAACAAGGCGCTCGATCTGGCCGATCCCGTATTCATGCTGGACGGTCCGCCCGTCAGCGACGAACGCATCGACGCCGCGCTGGAGGATGCGTTTTCCGGTTCCCATGGCCGCCGTCTTTATACGCAGGGCGACCTGTTGCCGGTGTTTGAGGGCGCGACGATCCTGGCCAGCGAATATCGCGTGGACGCCGGGCTGCATCTGGCGCTTGAACCGATGTGCGCCACCGCGCGCGTCACCGACGCCGGGGCTGAGGTGTGGACCGCCACGCAGGCCCCAGGTCTCGCCCGCACGGCCATCGCCGACGCGCTCGGGATCGACCGGGCTTCCGTGACGCTTTACCCCGTGCACGCGGGTGGCTCCTTCGGGCGCAAGATGGATTTCGAGGCAGCGGTGCAGGCCGCGCTGATCGCGCGGGACATGGGGCGTCCTGTCCAATTGCTCTGGTCGCGGCTGGAGGATGTCATTCACGACCGCCCAAGCCCGCCCGCCCATGCCCGCATGGCAGCGAAGCTCGGCCGCAGCGGCGTGATAGAGGGCTGGCTGGCGAAAGTCGCCGCCCCCTGCGCGATGAGCCAGACCTGGGCACGGATCGCAAACGGCGCCTTGCCCCACGAAGCGGCGGCCCAGAGCGCGGACAAGGCGACAAGACTCGCGATCGCGGGTATGGAGATACCCTATGCCGTCTCCAACTGGGCCATCGACCACTATCCGTCAGATGTATATCTGCCTCTTGGTTTCGTGCGCGGCAACGCTCATTTGCACAGTACGTTCTTCACCGAAAGCTTCATGGATGAACTCGCCCATCTGGCACAGATGGAGGCGATGTCTTTCCGCATCCAGATGCTGGGCGGCAATCCGCGTCTGGCCCATTGCCTTTCGACCGCCGCCGCCATGGGCGGATGGCAGGGCGGCATCGCGGGCAGCGGGCAGGGGATCGCCGCGCATCAGGCCGGCAATGCGTTCGGCGCGGTGCTGGTGGAGGCCGCGATCACCGGCGGCAAGCTCACGGTTAGTCGAATGGTGGCGGCGATCGACTGCGGCGATCAGATCAATCCCGACATCGCCCGGCAGCAGGTGGAAAGCGGCCTGATCTATGGTCTTGCCTACGCGATGGGGGCGTCGGTCCCCTATGATAAGGGAATGCCCAGGCGCGCCATATTGGGCCGCATGAACCTTCCTCGGTTGGACGATATTGGTGAAGTCACGGTTGAATTGATCCGCAGCACCGCGCAGCCCGCCAGTGCGACGGAAATCGCCGCATCACTGGTGGCCCCGGCCATCGCCAACGCCCTCTTCACCGTCACCGGCCAAAGGTTCCGCAGCCTGCCGCTTCTTTCTCAGGACTGA
- a CDS encoding CoA-binding protein, with the protein MPLTEPQDIADLLDETRTIALIGISDRPDRPSYGVMKALQDHGYRVLPVNPQIAGEHVHGEFVWDRLSDIGVSIDMVDIFRRSEAAGEAVDDAIAAGAKSVWMQLGVINPQAAARAEAAGLKVVMDRCPAIEIPRLGLAPIRAE; encoded by the coding sequence ATGCCATTGACCGAGCCGCAGGATATCGCCGATCTGCTGGACGAAACCCGCACCATTGCGCTGATCGGCATTTCCGATCGTCCCGACCGCCCCAGCTATGGCGTCATGAAGGCGCTTCAGGACCATGGCTATCGCGTCCTGCCGGTCAATCCCCAGATCGCGGGAGAGCATGTGCATGGCGAGTTCGTCTGGGACCGGCTGTCCGACATTGGCGTGTCCATCGACATGGTCGACATCTTCCGCCGCAGCGAGGCGGCGGGCGAAGCGGTGGACGACGCCATCGCCGCCGGGGCGAAATCGGTCTGGATGCAGCTCGGCGTCATCAACCCGCAAGCGGCCGCACGCGCGGAAGCCGCTGGCCTCAAGGTCGTGATGGACCGTTGCCCCGCAATCGAAATCCCGCGCCTCGGCCTTGCGCCCATCCGCGCCGAATAA
- a CDS encoding Mrp/NBP35 family ATP-binding protein → MTDLDSFAARLKTITGGRASTPRVKDGVMTLALEVGGLTADQRDAIAAAIREGALTVPGVSDVRIAMTAERKELRIIAVASGKGGVGKSTLSANLAVALKRLGHRVGLVDADIYGPSQARLMASEDQKPQARDKHLIPVQSPVGVPMLSMAHLVEPGRALAWRGPMVSNALGQLIDAEWGDVETLIVDMPPGTGDIQLSMIQKHKPAGVVIVSTPQDLALIDATRAVNLFEQAHVPLIGLVENMAGYACPHCGEVSDPFGAGGAEAAAKEMGMPFLGRIPLAIDIRRRSDAGDPPAAGDDVHGQAFRAIAEKVAEHIAR, encoded by the coding sequence ATGACCGATCTCGACAGCTTCGCCGCACGCCTCAAGACCATCACCGGCGGCCGCGCCAGCACGCCGCGCGTCAAGGACGGCGTCATGACCCTCGCGCTGGAAGTAGGCGGCCTGACCGCCGATCAGCGCGACGCCATCGCCGCCGCCATTCGCGAAGGCGCGCTGACCGTTCCGGGCGTGAGCGATGTCCGCATCGCCATGACCGCGGAACGCAAGGAATTGCGGATCATCGCGGTCGCGTCGGGAAAAGGGGGCGTCGGCAAATCCACGCTGTCGGCCAATCTGGCCGTGGCCCTCAAACGGCTGGGCCATCGCGTGGGCCTTGTCGATGCCGACATCTATGGCCCGTCGCAGGCCCGCCTGATGGCGAGCGAGGATCAAAAGCCGCAGGCGCGCGACAAGCATCTGATCCCCGTGCAAAGCCCGGTGGGCGTGCCGATGCTGTCCATGGCGCATCTGGTGGAGCCGGGCCGCGCGCTGGCGTGGCGCGGGCCGATGGTCAGCAATGCGCTGGGTCAGCTCATTGATGCCGAATGGGGCGACGTGGAAACGCTGATCGTCGACATGCCGCCCGGCACCGGCGACATCCAGCTTTCGATGATCCAGAAGCACAAGCCCGCCGGCGTGGTGATCGTTTCCACGCCGCAGGATCTGGCGCTGATCGACGCCACCCGCGCCGTCAACCTGTTCGAGCAGGCGCATGTGCCGCTGATCGGCCTGGTCGAGAATATGGCGGGCTATGCCTGTCCCCATTGCGGCGAGGTTTCCGATCCCTTCGGCGCGGGCGGCGCGGAAGCGGCGGCGAAAGAGATGGGCATGCCCTTCCTGGGCCGCATCCCGCTTGCCATCGACATCCGCCGCCGCTCGGACGCGGGCGATCCTCCCGCGGCGGGCGACGATGTGCATGGGCAGGCGTTTCGCGCCATCGCGGAAAAGGTTGCGGAACATATCGCGCGATAA
- the hflK gene encoding FtsH protease activity modulator HflK, translating to MKRIFGWMPGIASAMVQGPWGGKSDGPEGNDGPGKGGGGNDGPRNPWTQPGKSGGQKGPSAIEELLRRSRESFGSGGGGGLGGLPPRANGKALWPLAIGILILLWLALTCFHRVGPQERGVVTLLGKYSRTLSPGISLTLPAPFENVTTVDVEEIRTIDIGSTSAESENLVLTGDQNIIDLAYSVRWNIRNPELYLFQLSDPDASVREVAESAMRSVVASVSLDDALGAGRTEIEQQVELRMQEILDGYRSGIRVQGVAIKQADPPTAVNDAFKAVSAAQQTAQTYLNEARAAAQQVTAKAQGEAAAFDKVFEQYRLAPDVTRRRMYYETMESVLSNVDKTIVESGNVTPYLPLPELKRRAQAATAAPGNAAQAEGDQ from the coding sequence ATGAAGAGAATTTTCGGGTGGATGCCCGGCATCGCGAGCGCCATGGTCCAAGGGCCATGGGGCGGTAAAAGCGACGGGCCGGAGGGCAATGACGGACCGGGCAAGGGCGGCGGGGGGAACGATGGCCCGCGCAACCCGTGGACCCAGCCAGGCAAATCGGGCGGGCAGAAAGGCCCCTCCGCGATCGAGGAACTGCTGCGCCGCAGCCGCGAGAGCTTTGGTTCGGGCGGTGGCGGCGGGCTGGGCGGACTGCCGCCCCGCGCCAATGGGAAGGCGTTGTGGCCGCTCGCCATCGGTATCCTCATTCTGTTGTGGCTGGCGCTTACATGTTTTCACCGCGTGGGCCCGCAGGAACGCGGCGTCGTCACGCTGCTCGGCAAATATAGCCGCACGCTTTCGCCCGGTATCAGCCTGACGCTGCCCGCACCGTTCGAGAATGTGACGACGGTGGATGTCGAGGAAATCCGCACCATCGACATCGGATCGACCAGCGCCGAAAGCGAAAACCTCGTCCTGACGGGCGATCAGAACATCATCGACCTGGCTTATTCGGTCCGCTGGAACATCCGTAATCCCGAACTCTATCTGTTCCAGCTTTCCGATCCCGACGCGAGCGTCCGCGAAGTCGCCGAAAGCGCCATGCGCTCGGTCGTCGCCAGCGTCAGCCTGGACGACGCGCTGGGCGCGGGCCGCACCGAGATCGAACAGCAGGTCGAATTGCGGATGCAGGAAATCCTCGACGGCTACAGGTCCGGCATCCGCGTGCAGGGCGTCGCGATCAAGCAGGCCGATCCGCCCACCGCAGTCAATGACGCGTTCAAGGCGGTCTCCGCCGCGCAGCAAACCGCGCAGACCTACCTCAACGAAGCACGCGCCGCCGCCCAGCAGGTGACGGCCAAGGCGCAGGGCGAGGCCGCCGCGTTCGACAAGGTGTTCGAGCAATACCGGCTCGCCCCGGACGTCACGCGCCGCCGCATGTATTATGAAACCATGGAGAGCGTTCTGTCCAACGTCGACAAGACGATCGTCGAAAGCGGCAACGTCACCCCCTATCTGCCGCTGCCCGAACTCAAGCGCCGGGCGCAGGCCGCCACCGCCGCGCCAGGCAACGCCGCGCAGGCCGAGGGGGATCAGTGA
- the hflC gene encoding protease modulator HflC, whose translation MPAFQRHPIAIALIAIALLLLLGSTIAIVPETKQGVVVRFGDPKAIINRYRPNETFGKTGAGVIMRWPFIDQIVWIDKRVLSVEMERQQVLSTDQLRLQVDAFARYRIVDPLRMYIAAGSEERVSDALRPILGSALRNELGKRPFAALLSPERGQVMQNIEAGLDRVARQYGAEIVDVRIKRADLPDGTPLESAFTRMRTAREQEALTIRAQGAKQAQIIRAEADANAARIYAESFGKDPQFYDFYRAMQSYRYTFATDKPGQTNMVLSRDNEFLRQFQGR comes from the coding sequence ATGCCCGCATTCCAACGCCATCCGATCGCCATCGCGCTCATCGCCATCGCGTTGCTGCTCCTGCTTGGCAGCACCATCGCCATCGTGCCGGAAACCAAGCAGGGCGTGGTCGTGCGCTTCGGCGATCCCAAGGCGATCATCAACCGCTATCGTCCGAACGAAACCTTCGGGAAAACCGGCGCGGGCGTCATCATGCGCTGGCCGTTCATCGACCAGATCGTGTGGATCGACAAGCGCGTCCTGTCGGTCGAGATGGAGCGGCAGCAGGTGCTGTCGACCGACCAGCTTCGCTTGCAGGTGGACGCCTTTGCCCGTTACCGCATCGTCGATCCGCTTCGCATGTATATCGCGGCGGGAAGCGAGGAACGCGTGTCCGACGCGCTGCGGCCCATACTCGGCTCGGCGCTTCGCAACGAACTGGGCAAGCGGCCTTTCGCGGCGCTGCTCAGCCCCGAGCGCGGCCAGGTGATGCAGAATATCGAAGCGGGCCTCGACCGCGTCGCGCGGCAATATGGCGCGGAAATCGTCGATGTCCGCATCAAGCGCGCCGACCTGCCCGACGGCACGCCGCTGGAAAGCGCCTTTACCCGGATGCGGACCGCGCGCGAGCAGGAAGCGCTCACCATCCGCGCGCAGGGCGCCAAACAGGCCCAGATCATCCGGGCCGAAGCAGACGCGAACGCCGCCCGCATCTATGCCGAAAGTTTTGGCAAGGACCCGCAATTCTACGATTTCTATCGGGCGATGCAGTCCTATCGCTATACCTTCGCGACCGACAAGCCGGGGCAGACCAATATGGTCCTGTCCCGCGACAATGAATTCCTCCGGCAATTCCAGGGGCGATGA
- a CDS encoding Do family serine endopeptidase, giving the protein MRYAYAITGALLLGGTAIAVTSSPNVGAQTAQNEGMQAAAPAGAPASLADMVEKLQPAVVNISTKQRVQVQNPFAGTPFGDLFGFGQGGGGGGQPQTRQAQSLGSGFIISPDGYIVTNNHVVSAGAEGASVDSITVTLTNREEYPAKLVGRDPATDIAVLKIDAKKPMPFVKFGDSTRARVGDWVVAIGNPFALSGTVTAGIISALHRGTGGTYDKFIQTDASINQGNSGGPMFDMAGNVIGINSQILSPSGGNVGIGFAIPSEQAAPIVETLRKGQIVKRGYLGIQITPLGEDMADSLGLAKNRGEFVQSVEPGKGADKAGIKAGDVIVSVAGQEVTPDQNLSSIVANQAIGARVPIVIIRNGQRQNVTAIVGERPPEDQLNNFAQQQDDDALGQQDNGSDNGQAAQKSLGISAIPLTSSIIRQLGIAADTRGIVITAVDASTDAGAKGLRRGDVIISANNRPVVSQSDLDAAVKQVSSQGRSAILLQVLRRGQPPIFLPVRLRDK; this is encoded by the coding sequence GTGCGTTACGCTTATGCCATTACCGGCGCCCTGCTGCTTGGCGGCACCGCCATCGCCGTCACCTCAAGCCCCAATGTCGGCGCGCAGACCGCGCAAAATGAAGGAATGCAGGCCGCCGCGCCCGCAGGAGCGCCCGCCAGTCTGGCCGACATGGTGGAAAAACTTCAACCCGCCGTCGTCAACATTTCGACCAAGCAGCGCGTACAGGTACAGAACCCCTTCGCCGGCACGCCCTTTGGCGACCTGTTCGGCTTTGGCCAGGGTGGAGGCGGAGGCGGCCAGCCACAGACCCGTCAGGCGCAATCGCTCGGCTCCGGCTTCATCATCTCGCCGGACGGCTATATCGTCACCAACAACCATGTGGTGTCCGCGGGCGCGGAAGGCGCGAGCGTCGATTCGATCACGGTGACGCTCACCAACCGCGAGGAATATCCCGCCAAGCTGGTCGGCCGCGATCCGGCGACCGACATCGCCGTGCTGAAGATCGACGCGAAGAAGCCCATGCCCTTCGTCAAGTTCGGCGACAGCACCCGCGCCCGCGTGGGCGACTGGGTGGTGGCCATCGGCAATCCCTTCGCCCTTTCGGGCACGGTGACGGCGGGCATTATTTCCGCCCTGCATCGCGGCACCGGCGGCACCTATGACAAGTTCATCCAGACCGACGCGTCCATCAACCAGGGCAATAGCGGCGGCCCGATGTTCGACATGGCCGGCAACGTGATCGGCATCAACAGCCAGATCCTGTCGCCTTCGGGCGGCAATGTCGGCATCGGCTTCGCCATTCCATCGGAGCAGGCGGCGCCCATCGTCGAAACGCTTCGCAAGGGGCAGATCGTCAAGCGCGGCTATCTGGGCATCCAAATCACGCCGCTGGGCGAGGACATGGCCGATTCCCTGGGGCTGGCGAAGAACCGTGGCGAATTCGTCCAGAGCGTCGAGCCGGGCAAGGGCGCGGACAAAGCAGGGATCAAGGCGGGCGATGTGATCGTCAGCGTCGCCGGGCAGGAAGTGACCCCGGACCAGAATCTGTCGTCCATCGTCGCGAATCAGGCGATCGGGGCGCGCGTGCCCATCGTCATCATCCGCAACGGCCAGCGGCAGAATGTCACCGCCATCGTCGGCGAACGCCCGCCCGAAGATCAGCTCAACAACTTCGCGCAGCAGCAGGATGACGATGCGCTTGGCCAGCAGGACAATGGATCGGATAACGGGCAGGCCGCACAGAAGTCGCTCGGCATTTCCGCCATTCCGTTGACCTCCAGCATCATCCGGCAGCTGGGCATCGCGGCCGATACGCGCGGCATCGTCATCACGGCGGTCGACGCTTCCACCGATGCGGGGGCGAAGGGCCTGCGTCGCGGCGACGTCATCATCAGCGCGAACAACCGCCCCGTCGTCAGCCAGTCCGATCTGGATGCGGCAGTGAAGCAGGTGTCGTCGCAGGGCCGCAGCGCGATCCTGTTGCAGGTGCTGCGTCGCGGACAACCGCCGATCTTCCTGCCCGTGCGGCTTCGCGACAAATAA